The stretch of DNA TGTTGGCGTTAGCCATAAACGTTGTACGCATGAATTTCCCTCCTAATTTAAATCCATTAAAGATTATTTTTTCGCACCATCATAGCCGTTAAAAGTTTGTTCTGTTCCGGGAATAAACTGTAACGTCATTGTGCGTCAATTTTTTAAGTTCATATATTTTCAATCACGATGAAGACTTTCCGGGGCTTAATCGTGGGATTAAAAACACAACCATATAATATAATAAGTTCTTTAGAGCTAAAAGTCAAGAAAATGTTACACCAGGTTGTGTTGTTAGTAAAAATTTATTTAATAATATACCTTCCAAAGATACAAACCCTGTCCTGGTGCGGTTTTCCCTGCATAGCTGCGATCCTTTTTTTCTAGAATTTCCATTATATCCTTTGGCTGCCGCTTTCCAGAGCCAACTTCGAGCAAGGTTCCTACTAAAATTCTAACCATATTATATAAAAAACCATTTCCGATAAATCGAAAGCAAACACGATCTCCTTCTTGTGAAATTTCAATGGTCTCGATTGTTCTAACCTTGTCTTTCACTTCCGTTCTTGCAGAGCAAAAACTTGAAAAATCGTGAGTTCCTAATAGATATTTGTATGCTTCTCTCATGTCCTCTAGGTTTAAAGGGTAAGGATAGTGAAAAGCATAGTTTCTTTGAAATGGATCTCTTTTGGGAGATTGGTATAGAAAATAGCGATATTCCTTGCCTTCTGCATCAAAACGAGCATGGAAGGCCGGGTCCACTTTTTCAACAGCTACTACAGAGATATCTTCTGGTAACATAGAATTTAAGGCTAATCCCCATTTCTCCTCTAAAAGAGATAGCGGAGAATCAAAGTGAATCACTTGACCTTTTGCATGGACCCCAGCATCCGTTCTTCCAGAAGCCGAAATTTTTACATGGCTGCCTTTATGAATTTTAGCTAATACCGCTTCTATTTGACTTTGAACGGTGCGTTTATTAGGTTGAACCTGGTATCCAGAATAACCAGAACCATCATACGAAATAATGCATTTATAGCGATTCATTATTTAGCTCCATCATGAACGTA from Neobacillus sp. CF12 encodes:
- the truA gene encoding tRNA pseudouridine(38-40) synthase TruA, whose product is MNRYKCIISYDGSGYSGYQVQPNKRTVQSQIEAVLAKIHKGSHVKISASGRTDAGVHAKGQVIHFDSPLSLLEEKWGLALNSMLPEDISVVAVEKVDPAFHARFDAEGKEYRYFLYQSPKRDPFQRNYAFHYPYPLNLEDMREAYKYLLGTHDFSSFCSARTEVKDKVRTIETIEISQEGDRVCFRFIGNGFLYNMVRILVGTLLEVGSGKRQPKDIMEILEKKDRSYAGKTAPGQGLYLWKVYY